Proteins encoded in a region of the Mucilaginibacter sabulilitoris genome:
- a CDS encoding glycosyltransferase family 4 protein: MRLAIITTHPIQYYAPVFQLMQRQVDVDIKVFYTWGEKAIKKFDPDFGKNIDWDILLLEGYEYEWVKNTSTDPGSHHFKGIINPDLIAQISTWQPNAILVYGWAYHAHLKTIRFFKNKIPVYFRGDSTLLDVRNDFKTLLKKIYLKWVYRQIDHAFYVGLNNKAYFKKYGLKENQLSFAPHAIDNDRFAVNRTAEAQKLRQTLGIPSDELLVLFAGKFEEKKSPNLLIDAFCSLSLQSSHLLLVGNGRLEKSLKAKADKIKNIYFLDFQNQSAMPAIYQACDLFCLPSKGPGETWGLAVNEAMASGKPVLVSDRVGCQTDLVIPGITGEVFKTENLFDITEKLGILLKNKGGLKTLGINAKNKIAEWSFDQQVAAITKNINKKSAK, from the coding sequence ATGCGGTTAGCCATCATTACCACCCACCCCATACAATACTACGCGCCCGTTTTTCAGTTAATGCAACGGCAGGTTGATGTAGATATCAAAGTTTTTTACACGTGGGGCGAAAAGGCTATCAAAAAATTTGATCCGGACTTTGGAAAAAATATTGATTGGGATATTCTATTGCTTGAGGGTTATGAATATGAATGGGTAAAAAACACGTCAACCGACCCCGGCTCGCATCATTTTAAAGGCATCATTAACCCAGACCTCATAGCTCAGATAAGTACATGGCAACCGAACGCTATTTTAGTATATGGATGGGCTTATCATGCTCATTTAAAAACCATTCGCTTTTTTAAAAATAAGATTCCGGTTTATTTCCGTGGTGATTCCACGCTACTCGATGTTAGAAATGATTTTAAAACCCTTCTTAAAAAAATCTATTTAAAATGGGTTTACCGGCAAATTGATCACGCTTTTTATGTAGGTCTTAACAACAAAGCCTATTTTAAAAAATACGGATTAAAGGAAAATCAGCTTAGCTTTGCGCCACATGCTATAGATAATGACAGATTTGCCGTTAATAGAACAGCCGAAGCGCAAAAATTAAGGCAAACTCTTGGTATTCCTTCTGATGAATTGCTTGTTTTATTTGCGGGAAAATTTGAAGAAAAAAAATCTCCGAATTTATTGATCGACGCTTTTTGTTCATTGAGCCTGCAGTCTTCCCATTTATTGTTGGTGGGTAACGGGCGTCTGGAAAAGTCGTTAAAAGCGAAAGCAGATAAAATCAAAAATATTTATTTTCTTGACTTTCAGAACCAATCTGCCATGCCAGCCATATACCAGGCTTGCGACTTGTTTTGTTTACCATCCAAAGGACCGGGCGAAACATGGGGGCTTGCTGTAAACGAGGCGATGGCTTCCGGTAAGCCGGTGTTGGTGTCTGACCGGGTTGGGTGTCAAACTGATCTGGTTATTCCCGGCATTACAGGGGAAGTTTTCAAAACAGAAAATTTATTCGATATTACCGAAAAGCTTGGAATATTATTAAAAAACAAGGGTGGCCTAAAAACATTAGGTATCAACGCGAAAAATAAGATAGCCGAATGGAGCTTTGACCAGCAAGTGGCCGCAATTACAAAAAACATCAATAAAAAAAGTGCAAAGTAG
- a CDS encoding exosortase Y-associated Wzy-like protein, translating into MQSSKPAIERYIVLFIPWLLALLLKNDDELSYMIAWLGSFLIFYLTLSGWIKPIPDDRSIAEQLMRPVFLVQIIFAGYMASTSIFYFMDVLGYENFEKVSHLLIDQERLRQTALCQRYYCLGHAAFVSGILIFMDYPVKSKYYVEKQGLANLLMMFAIISFPVSILFLKIPGLSQFYYQLNTLSFMAGTLALAFALPLKKTGNTLICISFYVFNFYQALISGFKEPIIISVLVLGVFLYPNYKKLVAGVFIPVLLLLFMFLPTYNRIFRQNAWAGDTNVKEASQIALDATLNSNSDEDDSNWGFLTYRLSEIDMFIKFTQSTPKQIDYYGLALIRQSGMAIIPRIFWPSKPSTEEMIMERVYNAGVINRAAVVSAKPAFIVDAYLSYGTLGVFIFLFAYGAVAQLLSIKAEQLFGGYILGTALIFSGLFQIMWRGISFEFLINTVFWSYISMLVIHKILIAVHILKEV; encoded by the coding sequence GTGCAAAGTAGTAAACCTGCGATTGAACGTTATATCGTATTATTTATACCATGGCTGCTTGCCCTGCTATTGAAAAATGATGATGAACTATCCTATATGATCGCCTGGCTGGGGTCATTCCTGATATTTTACCTGACCCTTAGCGGATGGATTAAGCCTATCCCTGACGATAGAAGTATTGCCGAGCAGTTAATGCGTCCTGTATTCCTGGTACAAATCATTTTTGCAGGTTACATGGCATCAACATCCATATTTTATTTTATGGATGTTTTAGGTTATGAAAATTTTGAAAAAGTAAGCCATCTTTTAATCGATCAGGAAAGATTGCGGCAAACCGCCTTATGTCAGCGTTATTATTGCCTGGGTCATGCGGCTTTTGTATCCGGCATCCTGATTTTTATGGATTACCCCGTTAAATCGAAATATTATGTAGAAAAACAAGGCCTGGCCAATCTGCTCATGATGTTTGCGATTATCAGCTTTCCCGTTTCTATATTATTTTTAAAGATCCCCGGGCTGTCGCAGTTCTATTACCAGCTGAACACCCTGAGTTTTATGGCAGGTACACTGGCGCTGGCCTTTGCGCTCCCGCTAAAAAAAACCGGGAACACCTTGATATGCATCAGCTTTTATGTATTCAATTTTTACCAGGCCCTGATATCCGGATTTAAGGAGCCTATTATCATCAGCGTACTGGTACTGGGCGTGTTTTTGTATCCCAATTACAAAAAACTGGTCGCGGGCGTTTTTATCCCGGTACTCCTTTTGCTGTTTATGTTTTTACCTACCTATAACCGCATTTTCAGGCAAAATGCCTGGGCCGGCGATACAAATGTAAAAGAGGCCAGTCAAATAGCCCTGGATGCCACTTTGAACAGCAATTCGGATGAAGACGACAGCAACTGGGGGTTTTTGACCTATCGGCTAAGCGAAATTGACATGTTTATCAAATTTACCCAATCCACACCAAAACAAATTGATTATTACGGGTTAGCATTGATCCGTCAATCCGGAATGGCCATCATTCCACGAATATTCTGGCCGTCAAAACCAAGTACAGAAGAAATGATCATGGAGCGGGTATACAACGCGGGGGTAATTAACCGGGCGGCGGTTGTTTCAGCAAAACCCGCATTTATTGTTGATGCTTACTTATCTTACGGAACACTGGGTGTCTTTATTTTTTTATTTGCTTACGGAGCCGTGGCCCAATTGCTCTCCATAAAAGCAGAGCAACTCTTTGGCGGGTACATTTTAGGGACGGCCCTTATATTTTCCGGGTTATTTCAAATTATGTGGCGGGGGATCAGTTTCGAGTTCCTCATTAACACGGTATTCTGGAGCTACATCAGCATGCTTGTCATTCACAAAATATTAATCGCCGTTCATATCTTAAAGGAAGTTTGA
- a CDS encoding XrtY-associated glycosyltransferase XYAG1, producing MKILQISASYKPAFIYGGPTMSVSMLSGQLSGDDCQVTVFTTTANGANELNVVPGATVLVDGVPVTYFKRLTKDHSHFSPALLKAVWKNAKKHHVVHIHAWWNLVSVLSCIIAVWRGVPVLISARGTLSPYSFQNKNKGIKLFIHYLLGKPFLNKCHFHVTSERENEAISSVVRPKSITCISNFVKFNALEVPFFKASSTSLRLIFFSRIEEKKGLDILIGSLPELTFPYTLTVAGDGDKNYVNQLKTLAKEKQVEDRINWIGFQNEQKFELLQQHDLLVLTSHDENFGNVVIESLSQGTAVLLSKAVGLSGYVTKNNLGWDCELNPADISAKLNDIYNEHDQLNRIREIAPAKILADFDNDKLLKQYIALYGSITG from the coding sequence TTGAAAATATTGCAAATATCAGCTTCTTACAAGCCTGCCTTTATTTATGGTGGGCCAACCATGTCCGTATCAATGCTCAGCGGGCAATTGTCCGGGGACGATTGCCAGGTAACTGTATTCACCACTACAGCCAACGGAGCAAATGAACTTAATGTGGTACCGGGAGCAACCGTTTTGGTTGATGGTGTACCGGTTACTTATTTTAAACGCCTTACCAAGGATCATAGTCATTTTTCACCGGCGTTGCTGAAAGCCGTATGGAAAAATGCAAAGAAGCACCATGTAGTCCATATCCATGCCTGGTGGAATTTAGTATCGGTTCTGTCCTGTATCATAGCGGTTTGGCGCGGGGTACCCGTGCTGATATCCGCCAGGGGTACTTTAAGCCCTTATTCCTTTCAAAATAAAAACAAAGGGATCAAATTATTTATCCATTATTTACTTGGTAAACCGTTTTTAAATAAATGTCACTTCCATGTCACCTCTGAGCGGGAAAATGAAGCTATTAGCAGCGTCGTCCGGCCAAAAAGTATTACCTGTATATCAAATTTTGTAAAATTCAACGCATTAGAAGTTCCTTTTTTCAAAGCGTCATCAACCTCGCTACGGTTAATTTTTTTTTCCCGCATTGAGGAAAAAAAAGGGTTGGATATTTTGATCGGTTCACTACCTGAATTAACTTTTCCCTATACACTTACAGTGGCGGGCGACGGGGATAAAAATTATGTGAACCAGTTAAAAACGCTGGCCAAAGAAAAGCAGGTAGAAGACCGTATCAACTGGATAGGTTTTCAAAATGAACAAAAATTTGAGTTGCTGCAGCAACACGATCTTTTGGTGTTGACATCTCACGACGAAAATTTTGGGAACGTGGTCATTGAAAGTTTGAGCCAGGGTACCGCGGTATTGCTTAGTAAAGCAGTAGGTTTATCCGGCTATGTTACAAAAAACAATTTAGGCTGGGATTGCGAGCTTAATCCAGCTGATATCAGCGCCAAATTAAATGATATCTATAATGAACATGACCAGTTAAACCGTATCCGCGAAATCGCGCCGGCAAAAATCCTTGCCGACTTTGATAATGACAAACTGCTTAAACAATATATTGCCTTGTATGGCAGCATAACCGGTTAA
- a CDS encoding transposase, producing MPGVGTICASHIILSRNEFLDITNPKKFACYAGVAPFKHESGSSMGREGFAYLE from the coding sequence ATTCCAGGGGTGGGCACTATTTGCGCCAGTCATATTATACTTTCTAGAAATGAATTTCTGGATATTACCAACCCTAAGAAATTTGCCTGTTATGCCGGGGTGGCACCCTTTAAACATGAATCGGGCAGCTCTATGGGGAGAGAAGGTTTCGCATATCTCGAATAA
- a CDS encoding sensor histidine kinase, translating into MQLSEIDIEYRVLFGISGMVLLFTSFLIVFIISQRKKLQYHRELHDLQEEQKQSLMEQNLLLEKHVEERTKELLFQKNELQQSLHELKLTQLQLIEKEKMASLGEMSAGIAHEIQNPLNFVNNFSEVNMELIHELKQGLKEGNLEDVEGLADDLQQNLEMINGHGKRADGIVKAMLEHSKTATGQKEPTDLNKLANDTLQISYKSFCSKDAGFSTSINTFFDDGIGKIPVIPQSISKVFLNLFNNAFYAVNEKKNNLGANYSPLIAVTTKKNGSNIQITVSDNGTGISPVIIKKIFHPFFTTKPTGQGTGLGLSLSYDIIKAHGGEINVESAVGGLTSFTIYLPERV; encoded by the coding sequence ATGCAGTTGTCGGAAATTGATATAGAATACAGGGTCTTATTTGGCATATCCGGTATGGTGCTGCTGTTTACCAGCTTCCTGATCGTTTTTATTATCAGCCAGCGGAAAAAACTTCAGTATCACCGGGAGCTCCATGATTTGCAGGAAGAACAAAAGCAAAGCCTTATGGAGCAAAATTTATTATTGGAAAAGCATGTTGAAGAAAGAACTAAAGAATTACTTTTTCAGAAAAATGAATTACAGCAGTCGCTTCACGAGCTTAAATTAACGCAGCTGCAATTGATAGAAAAAGAGAAAATGGCCTCGCTTGGCGAGATGTCAGCAGGAATTGCGCATGAAATACAGAACCCGCTGAATTTTGTAAATAATTTCTCGGAAGTAAACATGGAGTTGATCCACGAGCTGAAACAAGGGCTAAAGGAGGGGAACCTGGAAGATGTGGAAGGCCTTGCAGATGACCTTCAGCAAAATTTGGAAATGATTAACGGCCACGGCAAACGTGCTGATGGTATTGTGAAGGCCATGTTAGAACATTCCAAAACTGCCACCGGGCAAAAAGAACCAACAGACCTCAACAAGCTGGCCAATGATACCTTGCAAATAAGCTACAAAAGCTTTTGTTCAAAAGACGCTGGTTTCAGCACATCTATCAATACTTTTTTTGATGATGGGATTGGTAAAATACCCGTTATTCCGCAATCGATCAGTAAAGTGTTCTTAAACTTGTTTAACAACGCTTTTTATGCGGTTAATGAGAAAAAAAACAATCTGGGCGCGAACTATTCTCCTTTGATCGCTGTGACCACAAAAAAAAATGGCAGTAATATTCAAATTACCGTAAGTGATAACGGAACCGGTATTTCGCCGGTGATCATCAAAAAGATATTTCATCCCTTTTTCACAACCAAGCCAACTGGCCAGGGAACAGGATTGGGGTTATCTTTAAGTTATGATATTATAAAGGCCCACGGCGGAGAGATCAATGTAGAATCTGCAGTGGGAGGCCTTACTTCATTTACAATTTATTTGCCTGAACGCGTTTAG
- a CDS encoding glycosyltransferase family protein, with protein MKNLLIISPYFPPVNAADMQRVRTSIPYFAEGNWNAEIVVVDECYTDMNMDNLLSLSVPDAIKVHKVKAFRKAWTSKFGLGSIAIRSLWFYQKKVDRLLESKHYDLIYFSTTQFPVCILGPHWKKKYRVPYVIDMQDPWHSDYYRDKAKRPPKYWFSYRLNKYLEPLAMEQVSGLISVSESYIKDLKARYPVLEQVPSATITFGAFDPDMVIAEQYKGRFRKLLDDRYTNIVYTGRGGTDMHAAISAVFKVLKRGIDENKTGYDRLKFYFIGTSYAPAGQGKPSIMPLARIYGVDKQVTELTDRINYYHSLNTLLQADALFIPGSDDPGYSASKIYPYLLTQKKILAIFNRESPAISILKEHGVDHVYDYQRVQDADIDAFLSDVSAGHHMVQQQNAAAVNKYSARALTLSQCRFFDRLFPCG; from the coding sequence TTGAAAAACCTGCTGATCATTTCGCCATATTTTCCACCGGTCAATGCCGCCGACATGCAAAGGGTAAGGACAAGCATTCCTTATTTTGCTGAAGGTAACTGGAATGCGGAAATAGTGGTGGTCGACGAATGCTATACGGACATGAACATGGATAACTTATTGTCTTTAAGCGTACCCGATGCTATCAAAGTCCATAAAGTTAAAGCATTCCGGAAAGCATGGACAAGTAAATTCGGACTGGGGAGCATTGCCATCAGATCGCTTTGGTTTTATCAGAAAAAGGTGGACCGGCTTTTGGAAAGCAAACACTATGATCTTATCTATTTTTCAACTACACAATTCCCTGTATGTATTTTAGGCCCCCACTGGAAGAAAAAATACAGGGTACCCTATGTCATCGATATGCAGGATCCGTGGCACTCCGATTATTATCGGGACAAAGCAAAAAGGCCGCCAAAATACTGGTTTTCCTACCGCCTGAATAAATATCTCGAACCGCTGGCCATGGAGCAGGTATCCGGTTTGATCAGCGTTTCTGAAAGTTATATTAAAGACCTCAAAGCCCGGTACCCTGTCCTTGAGCAGGTGCCGTCAGCAACTATTACATTTGGCGCTTTTGACCCTGACATGGTCATTGCTGAACAATACAAAGGCAGGTTCAGAAAATTATTAGATGATCGTTACACGAATATCGTGTACACCGGACGCGGTGGTACGGATATGCACGCCGCCATAAGTGCCGTTTTTAAAGTACTGAAACGGGGAATAGATGAAAATAAAACCGGATATGACCGGTTAAAATTCTATTTCATCGGCACCAGTTACGCGCCTGCCGGTCAGGGTAAACCAAGTATCATGCCGCTGGCCCGGATATATGGTGTTGACAAACAAGTTACAGAGCTGACCGACCGGATAAATTATTATCATTCCTTAAATACGTTACTGCAGGCTGATGCGCTGTTTATCCCCGGATCAGACGACCCGGGATACAGCGCCTCTAAGATTTATCCTTACTTACTGACACAAAAAAAAATATTGGCTATTTTCAACCGGGAGAGTCCCGCGATCTCCATACTGAAGGAACATGGTGTGGATCATGTATATGACTATCAGCGTGTACAAGATGCGGATATCGATGCCTTCCTTTCCGACGTAAGCGCCGGTCATCACATGGTTCAGCAGCAAAATGCAGCAGCAGTAAATAAATATTCCGCGCGCGCCCTCACCCTCAGTCAATGCCGGTTCTTCGACAGGTTATTTCCATGCGGTTAG
- a CDS encoding GH92 family glycosyl hydrolase, protein MIKAKSLSALICLIGTFTITAVAVPQLRKTAAKEPVDYVNPYIGNISHMLVPTYPTTHLPNSMMRVFPVRNDYTSDQLGGLPLIVTHHRSRSSFNFYPYLGDESGISSKLNLSYDQEKVTPYRYQVYLDELNVSVDFAPSHQSAVYQISFDKKGAPYLVFNCKRGQIKASGKVISGHQDLDKKTAVYIYAVTDVAPAKAGVPGSSGVSWNAEPTASIALLYPNGTKKIGIRYGVSFISVDQARKNMEREIKNYDVNAIALTGRDIWNKALGKIAVSGASDKETSVFYTSLYRTCERPVCISEDGQYFSASDGKVHHDEGHPFFTDDWLWDTYRAAHPLRILINKATENDILRSYLLMAQQTGENWMPTFPGVDGDDRGMNCNHGVAIMADAWNKGLRGFDLAKAYEVCKGAIEDKSLLPWSHAVPAGELDDFYKKNGYFPALKPGEKETVANVNSWEKRQPIAVTLGTSFDEWCLSQIALGLGKTKDADHYLRASYNYRHVFNPQTGFFHPKDKDGNFIEPLDYRTSGGPGAREYYDENNGYIYRWDVQHNIGDLVSLVGGNQKFVDALEDMFNEPYPMSRWSFYNILPDHTGNVGMFSMANEPSFHIPYLYNYAGAPWRTQKRIRSLLDEWYRNDLMGVPGDEDGGGMTAFVVFSQMGFYPVTPGSPTYNIGSPCFPYVKINLGNGRFFEIKAPNASFNNKYIQSARLNGKPWDKPWFSHSDIANGGTLELVMGPVANKTWGTSAPPPSAAPMP, encoded by the coding sequence ATGATCAAAGCCAAATCGTTATCAGCCCTTATTTGTCTCATAGGAACTTTTACAATAACGGCAGTTGCGGTACCACAGCTCCGAAAAACTGCTGCCAAAGAGCCAGTGGATTACGTGAATCCTTATATCGGTAACATCAGTCATATGCTGGTGCCCACCTATCCAACCACGCACTTGCCCAACAGCATGATGCGTGTTTTCCCGGTACGTAATGACTATACGAGCGACCAGCTGGGCGGCTTACCTTTAATAGTTACCCATCACCGTTCCAGATCCAGCTTTAACTTCTACCCTTACCTGGGCGATGAAAGCGGCATATCATCAAAATTAAATTTAAGTTATGATCAGGAAAAAGTTACTCCCTACCGTTATCAGGTATATCTGGACGAATTAAACGTCAGTGTTGATTTTGCTCCTTCTCATCAGAGTGCTGTTTATCAAATATCGTTTGATAAAAAAGGTGCGCCCTATCTCGTGTTTAATTGCAAACGCGGGCAAATAAAAGCAAGCGGCAAGGTAATCAGCGGTCATCAGGACCTGGACAAAAAAACAGCTGTTTATATTTATGCGGTAACAGACGTTGCTCCGGCCAAAGCAGGTGTACCCGGGAGTAGCGGAGTGAGCTGGAACGCCGAGCCCACAGCTTCTATTGCACTGCTGTATCCTAACGGAACGAAAAAAATAGGCATCCGTTATGGGGTGTCTTTCATAAGCGTAGATCAGGCCAGGAAAAACATGGAGCGGGAAATTAAAAATTATGATGTAAATGCCATAGCATTAACGGGTCGCGACATTTGGAACAAGGCTTTGGGAAAGATAGCGGTGTCAGGTGCTTCTGATAAAGAAACTTCCGTATTTTATACGTCGCTTTACCGTACCTGCGAACGACCTGTATGTATCAGCGAAGATGGCCAATATTTCAGCGCGTCAGACGGAAAAGTGCATCATGATGAAGGACACCCCTTTTTTACGGATGACTGGCTCTGGGACACCTATCGTGCCGCCCACCCATTGCGTATTTTGATCAATAAAGCTACGGAAAATGACATTTTACGTTCCTACCTGCTCATGGCACAACAAACCGGGGAAAACTGGATGCCTACCTTTCCGGGAGTTGACGGCGATGACCGGGGCATGAATTGCAACCATGGCGTCGCGATCATGGCAGATGCCTGGAACAAAGGCCTGAGGGGATTTGACCTGGCGAAAGCTTATGAAGTTTGTAAAGGTGCCATTGAAGATAAATCGTTGTTGCCCTGGTCACATGCGGTGCCGGCAGGCGAGTTAGATGACTTTTATAAAAAGAACGGGTACTTCCCCGCCCTGAAGCCCGGTGAAAAAGAAACTGTCGCCAACGTGAATAGCTGGGAGAAACGTCAGCCGATCGCGGTCACGCTCGGAACTTCTTTTGATGAATGGTGCCTTTCGCAAATCGCACTCGGCCTGGGGAAAACAAAAGATGCGGATCATTACCTTCGGGCTTCTTACAATTATCGCCATGTATTTAATCCCCAAACAGGTTTTTTTCATCCGAAGGATAAAGACGGCAATTTCATTGAACCGCTGGATTACCGTACTTCAGGAGGCCCCGGGGCCCGCGAGTACTATGACGAAAACAACGGCTATATTTATCGTTGGGACGTGCAGCACAATATAGGCGACCTGGTTTCGCTGGTGGGCGGAAATCAAAAATTTGTTGATGCGTTAGAGGATATGTTTAACGAGCCCTATCCTATGTCAAGATGGAGTTTCTATAATATTTTGCCCGATCATACGGGTAACGTAGGGATGTTTTCTATGGCCAATGAGCCAAGCTTCCATATTCCGTATTTATACAACTATGCGGGAGCACCCTGGCGTACTCAAAAACGAATTCGTTCTTTGCTGGACGAATGGTACCGGAATGACCTGATGGGTGTTCCCGGTGATGAAGATGGCGGTGGCATGACCGCTTTCGTAGTATTTAGTCAAATGGGCTTTTACCCGGTTACGCCGGGATCTCCTACCTACAACATCGGCAGTCCGTGCTTTCCATATGTTAAAATAAATTTAGGTAATGGCAGGTTTTTTGAAATAAAAGCGCCGAATGCCTCATTCAATAACAAGTACATTCAATCAGCCAGATTAAATGGAAAGCCATGGGACAAACCATGGTTTAGCCATAGCGACATCGCTAACGGCGGGACGCTGGAACTGGTCATGGGACCGGTTGCCAATAAAACCTGGGGAACAAGCGCTCCGCCTCCATCGGCAGCACCGATGCCATAA
- the xrtY gene encoding exosortase Y, producing the protein MAPSYSFIIITYNEEQHLPRLLHSIDGLNAPIFILDSGSNDKTMEIAGQAGATILRHPFVNHPQQWDFALKNFRVVTPWVICLDADQVVTPELKELLIKFKDEDHQQVNGIYFNRKNFFKGRWVRYGGYYPFYMLKMFRYGIGYSDLNEHMDHRFIVPGTTIIWKQGHILEENLKENDIAFWINKHNRYSDLVAQEEVERMQNIRRQTLKPNLFGSPDERTAWLKQLWWQLPRYVRPALYFSYRMIFQLGIFEGRTSVIFHFLQGFWFRLVVDIKIDELLKNKQKQASTNQISPFKFALKFVMLFLVLYYFNILFLGVTSPGNHYSSFLATHLNYIEGLRSLLLSCSALIISWLGFDVIHNHIDLLVAGKGAIRLAYDCLGLAIMSFVTAFVFAYPKKLRQKLMFLIPAILGIQLLNVTRLVLLALFWNRKANKVIDHHTLFNIILYILLMISLYFWIKHNHKSTVSKQT; encoded by the coding sequence ATGGCTCCCTCCTATTCTTTCATCATCATTACGTATAACGAAGAGCAGCATTTACCCCGCCTGCTCCATTCCATTGATGGCTTAAACGCACCCATATTTATTCTGGATTCGGGTAGTAATGATAAGACTATGGAGATTGCAGGGCAGGCCGGGGCAACCATTCTCCGGCACCCTTTCGTCAATCATCCGCAACAGTGGGATTTTGCGTTAAAAAACTTCAGGGTTGTAACGCCGTGGGTTATTTGCCTTGATGCTGATCAGGTAGTTACACCTGAGTTAAAAGAACTGCTGATCAAGTTTAAAGATGAGGATCACCAACAGGTAAATGGCATATATTTTAACCGGAAAAACTTTTTCAAGGGCCGCTGGGTCAGGTATGGAGGGTATTACCCTTTCTATATGCTCAAAATGTTCAGATATGGCATCGGGTATTCCGACCTGAACGAGCATATGGATCACAGGTTTATCGTGCCCGGCACAACCATCATCTGGAAACAGGGCCATATCTTAGAAGAAAACCTAAAAGAAAACGATATCGCTTTTTGGATAAATAAACATAACCGCTACAGCGATTTGGTGGCCCAGGAAGAAGTGGAGCGTATGCAAAATATAAGGCGTCAAACGCTCAAACCCAACCTATTTGGCTCGCCCGATGAGCGTACAGCATGGCTTAAGCAATTGTGGTGGCAACTGCCACGATATGTAAGGCCAGCGTTATACTTTTCTTATCGTATGATATTTCAATTGGGAATATTTGAAGGACGTACCAGTGTAATATTTCACTTTTTACAGGGCTTCTGGTTCCGGCTTGTGGTTGATATAAAAATTGACGAACTTCTTAAAAACAAACAAAAACAAGCCTCAACCAATCAGATCTCGCCGTTCAAATTCGCATTGAAGTTTGTAATGCTGTTCCTTGTATTGTACTACTTCAACATCTTGTTTCTCGGCGTTACAAGTCCGGGTAACCACTACAGTAGTTTTTTAGCCACACATCTGAATTATATTGAAGGTTTGCGTTCCCTTTTACTATCGTGCAGCGCCCTCATTATTAGCTGGCTTGGTTTTGATGTTATCCACAATCATATCGACTTGTTGGTGGCGGGTAAAGGCGCTATTCGTTTAGCTTATGATTGTCTGGGTCTGGCGATTATGAGCTTTGTAACAGCTTTTGTATTTGCTTATCCCAAAAAGCTAAGGCAAAAACTTATGTTCTTAATTCCGGCTATTTTGGGGATACAGCTATTAAACGTAACAAGGCTGGTTTTACTGGCTTTATTCTGGAACAGGAAGGCAAATAAGGTAATTGATCATCACACGCTGTTCAATATCATCCTGTATATCCTTCTCATGATCAGCCTTTACTTCTGGATCAAACACAACCACAAGTCAACAGTATCTAAGCAGACTTAA